In Drosophila santomea strain STO CAGO 1482 chromosome 3L, Prin_Dsan_1.1, whole genome shotgun sequence, a single window of DNA contains:
- the LOC120447724 gene encoding PAN2-PAN3 deadenylation complex subunit PAN3 isoform X4, which yields MDPIFFSPTNGIPSESKLATYMVTPQSPEFIPTRISSTPNFYAPYHNAPMQLSNGLNGVNGLTAAAAAAAAAVPSSASSASSASVTISKTANGGASMLALQKTASIATVTIAQQQPQHPQKQQQHPPSVGGGAVSAASAPIAISGAPPNPAAAPFVSSMSQTPLKGRGAMMRQESPTAAMISGAGPGEKSPPHGMTPHGASPIPSALPTSVHQENVGGTIYFYPTASAQNSQPVVNSMVVDGTHPALHGVSAVTPMSAGVPASMMYTGHVYPGPSSNVVTLQPKTLLESAFFMPDEMRTEVLARNEISNLIMDAAEAAQHALPLEVENYHALYPLEPPAQPMHAKLTFPATTYRATHNTTGYKYCLRRIHGFRLQSTKCMTLVEMWKKLQHTNVVQLREVFTTKAFGDNSLVLVYDYHPGSQTLLAKYFTPAPETNGYTDPFQGEARPFSHKSNMQRTSNGPLLPEATIWSIIMQLTAGLKAIHHAGLACKVLDPTKIIVTGKRVRFSSCCISDITQFDPNASNPLALVNMHQQDDLTALGRLVLALACRCLQSVQRDNVQSSIDMVTRNYSTDLRNFIVYLFTTNNRRSVTDLMPMIGARFYTQLDALQSKIDMQEDELAKEMENGRLYRILVKLNSINERPDFNLDCTWSETGDRYMLKLFRDYLFHSVTEDGRPWLDHAHIVQCLNKLDAGSIERVQLMSRDEQSVLIVSYAELKNCLENAFSELMSSAAN from the exons ATGGATCCAATTTTCTTCTCGCCAACGAATGGTATACCGTCAGAGAGTAAACTCGCCACTTATATG GTCACGCCGCAGTCGCCCGAGTTCATTCCAACGCGCATTAGCTCGACACCCAACTTCTACGCACCATATCATAACGCGCCCATGCAATTGAGTAATGGGCTCAACGGCGTCAATGGGTTAacagccgccgccgcagcagcagcagcagcagttcccTCCTCCGCGTCATCGGCGTCCTCCGCCTCGGTGACCATCAGCAAAACGGCCAACGGCGGCGCCTCCATGCTCGCCCTGCAAAAGACCGCATCCATCGCCACTGTTACCATCgcacaacagcagccacagcatccacagaaacagcaacagcatccgCCGTCGGTGGGCGGAGGAGCTGTGTCCGCCGCCTCCGCCCCCATTGCCATTAGTGGCGCACCACCAAATCCCGCCGCAGCTCCGTTCGTCAGCAGCATGTCTCAAACGCCCCTCAAGGGCAGGGGCGCCATGATGCGCCAGGAATCACCCACGGCAGCCATGATATCGGGCGCAGGACCGGGTGAGAAGTCGCCACCGCACGGAATGACGCCACACGGAGCATCGCCAATACCATCAGCGCTGCCCACCAGTGTTCACCAG GAGAACGTTGGCGGCACCATATACTTTTATCCGACTGCCAGCGCACAGAACAGCCAGCCCGTCGTCAATTCCATGGTGGTGGACGGAACGCATCCGGCTCTGCATGGCGTGAGTGCTGTAACACCGATGAGTGCGGGCGTTCCGGCGTCCATGATGTACACGGGGCATGTGTATCCGGGACCGTCCTCCAACGTGGTCACCTTGCAGCCAAAGACGCTGCTGGAGTCGGCCTTCTTTATGCCCGACGAGATGCGCACCGAAGTCCTTGCCCGCAACGAGATCTCCAACCTGATTATGGACGCAGCGGAGGCTGCGCAGCACGCCCTGCCGCTGGAGGTGGAGAACTACCATGCGTTATATCCCCTGGAACCGCCGGCGCAGCCGATGCACGCCAAGCTCACGTTTCCCGCCACCACTTATAGGGCCACGCACAACACGACGGGCTACAAGTACTGCCTGCGAAGGATACATG GCTTCCGCCTGCAGTCAACCAAGTGCATGACGCTGGTGGAGATGTGGAAGAAGCTGCAGCACACGAATGTGGTACAACTGCGTGAGGTGTTCACGACGAAAGCATTTGGTGATAACT CTTTAGTATTAGTGTACGACTACCATCCCGGCTCACAAACATTACTGGCCAAATACTTCACTCCGGCGCCAGAGACCAACGGGTACACTGATCCATTCCAAGGCGAGGCCCGCCCCTTCAG TCATAAGAGTAACATGCAGCGAACGAGCAATGGACCGCTGCTACCGGAGGCCACCATCTGGTCGATCATCATGCAGCTGACCGCCGGCTTAAAAGCCATCCACCATGCCGGTCTTGCATGCAA AGTTCTAGATCCCACAAAGATCATAGTGACGGGCAAGCGTGTACGGTTTAGCTCATGCTGCATCTCGGATATAACGCAATTCGATCCGAATGCGTCCAATCCTTTGGCCCTGGTTAATATGCATCAGCAG GATGATCTGACCGCTCTGGGTCGCTTAGTATTAGCTTTGGCCTGCCGCTGCCTTCAATCCGTGCAACGCGACAACGTCCAGTCGAGCATCGATATGGTCACGCGAAACTACTCCACCGATCTGCGAAACTTCATTGT TTACCTCTTCACCACCAATAACCGTCGCTCGGTGACCGACCTAATGCCGATGATCGGTGCCCGTTTCTATACGCAACTGGATGCCCTGCAGAGCAAAATTGATATGCAGGAGGACGAGTTGGCTAAGGAGATGGAGAACGGGCGGCTATATCGCATATTGGTTAAACTTAACAGCATCAACGAGCGACCCGA CTTTAATCTGGACTGCACTTGGTCCGAGACTGGTGATAGATACATGTTGAAATTATTCCGTGATTATTTGTTCCATTCCGTCACTGAGGATGGCCGGCCCTGGCTAGATCACGCACACATTGTACAATGCCTCAACAAGCTGGATGCTGGCTCCATAGAGCGC GTGCAACTGATGTCCCGCGACGAGCAATCGGTACTCATCGTCTCCTATGCTGAACTCAAGAATTGTCTGGAGAACGCCTTCTCCGAACTGATGTCAAGCGCGGCCAACTGA
- the LOC120447724 gene encoding PAN2-PAN3 deadenylation complex subunit PAN3 isoform X2, with the protein MDPIFFSPTNGIPSESKLATYMNRQNVATPSGYGLNNGFSLLNLDSPLNKKSQVTPQSPEFIPTRISSTPNFYAPYHNAPMQLSNGLNGVNGLTAAAAAAAAAVPSSASSASSASVTISKTANGGASMLALQKTASIATVTIAQQQPQHPQKQQQHPPSVGGGAVSAASAPIAISGAPPNPAAAPFVSSMSQTPLKGRGAMMRQESPTAAMISGAGPGEKSPPHGMTPHGASPIPSALPTSVHQENVGGTIYFYPTASAQNSQPVVNSMVVDGTHPALHGVSAVTPMSAGVPASMMYTGHVYPGPSSNVVTLQPKTLLESAFFMPDEMRTEVLARNEISNLIMDAAEAAQHALPLEVENYHALYPLEPPAQPMHAKLTFPATTYRATHNTTGYKYCLRRIHGFRLQSTKCMTLVEMWKKLQHTNVVQLREVFTTKAFGDNSLVLVYDYHPGSQTLLAKYFTPAPETNGYTDPFQGEARPFSHKSNMQRTSNGPLLPEATIWSIIMQLTAGLKAIHHAGLACKVLDPTKIIVTGKRVRFSSCCISDITQFDPNASNPLALVNMHQQDDLTALGRLVLALACRCLQSVQRDNVQSSIDMVTRNYSTDLRNFIVYLFTTNNRRSVTDLMPMIGARFYTQLDALQSKIDMQEDELAKEMENGRLYRILVKLNSINERPDFNLDCTWSETGDRYMLKLFRDYLFHSVTEDGRPWLDHAHIVQCLNKLDAGSIERVQLMSRDEQSVLIVSYAELKNCLENAFSELMSSAAN; encoded by the exons ATGGATCCAATTTTCTTCTCGCCAACGAATGGTATACCGTCAGAGAGTAAACTCGCCACTTATATG AATCGACAGAATGTCGCCACACCGAGCGGTTATGGGCTGAATAACGGGTTCTCACTACTTAATTTGGATTCGCCCCTAAATAAAAAGTCCCAG GTCACGCCGCAGTCGCCCGAGTTCATTCCAACGCGCATTAGCTCGACACCCAACTTCTACGCACCATATCATAACGCGCCCATGCAATTGAGTAATGGGCTCAACGGCGTCAATGGGTTAacagccgccgccgcagcagcagcagcagcagttcccTCCTCCGCGTCATCGGCGTCCTCCGCCTCGGTGACCATCAGCAAAACGGCCAACGGCGGCGCCTCCATGCTCGCCCTGCAAAAGACCGCATCCATCGCCACTGTTACCATCgcacaacagcagccacagcatccacagaaacagcaacagcatccgCCGTCGGTGGGCGGAGGAGCTGTGTCCGCCGCCTCCGCCCCCATTGCCATTAGTGGCGCACCACCAAATCCCGCCGCAGCTCCGTTCGTCAGCAGCATGTCTCAAACGCCCCTCAAGGGCAGGGGCGCCATGATGCGCCAGGAATCACCCACGGCAGCCATGATATCGGGCGCAGGACCGGGTGAGAAGTCGCCACCGCACGGAATGACGCCACACGGAGCATCGCCAATACCATCAGCGCTGCCCACCAGTGTTCACCAG GAGAACGTTGGCGGCACCATATACTTTTATCCGACTGCCAGCGCACAGAACAGCCAGCCCGTCGTCAATTCCATGGTGGTGGACGGAACGCATCCGGCTCTGCATGGCGTGAGTGCTGTAACACCGATGAGTGCGGGCGTTCCGGCGTCCATGATGTACACGGGGCATGTGTATCCGGGACCGTCCTCCAACGTGGTCACCTTGCAGCCAAAGACGCTGCTGGAGTCGGCCTTCTTTATGCCCGACGAGATGCGCACCGAAGTCCTTGCCCGCAACGAGATCTCCAACCTGATTATGGACGCAGCGGAGGCTGCGCAGCACGCCCTGCCGCTGGAGGTGGAGAACTACCATGCGTTATATCCCCTGGAACCGCCGGCGCAGCCGATGCACGCCAAGCTCACGTTTCCCGCCACCACTTATAGGGCCACGCACAACACGACGGGCTACAAGTACTGCCTGCGAAGGATACATG GCTTCCGCCTGCAGTCAACCAAGTGCATGACGCTGGTGGAGATGTGGAAGAAGCTGCAGCACACGAATGTGGTACAACTGCGTGAGGTGTTCACGACGAAAGCATTTGGTGATAACT CTTTAGTATTAGTGTACGACTACCATCCCGGCTCACAAACATTACTGGCCAAATACTTCACTCCGGCGCCAGAGACCAACGGGTACACTGATCCATTCCAAGGCGAGGCCCGCCCCTTCAG TCATAAGAGTAACATGCAGCGAACGAGCAATGGACCGCTGCTACCGGAGGCCACCATCTGGTCGATCATCATGCAGCTGACCGCCGGCTTAAAAGCCATCCACCATGCCGGTCTTGCATGCAA AGTTCTAGATCCCACAAAGATCATAGTGACGGGCAAGCGTGTACGGTTTAGCTCATGCTGCATCTCGGATATAACGCAATTCGATCCGAATGCGTCCAATCCTTTGGCCCTGGTTAATATGCATCAGCAG GATGATCTGACCGCTCTGGGTCGCTTAGTATTAGCTTTGGCCTGCCGCTGCCTTCAATCCGTGCAACGCGACAACGTCCAGTCGAGCATCGATATGGTCACGCGAAACTACTCCACCGATCTGCGAAACTTCATTGT TTACCTCTTCACCACCAATAACCGTCGCTCGGTGACCGACCTAATGCCGATGATCGGTGCCCGTTTCTATACGCAACTGGATGCCCTGCAGAGCAAAATTGATATGCAGGAGGACGAGTTGGCTAAGGAGATGGAGAACGGGCGGCTATATCGCATATTGGTTAAACTTAACAGCATCAACGAGCGACCCGA CTTTAATCTGGACTGCACTTGGTCCGAGACTGGTGATAGATACATGTTGAAATTATTCCGTGATTATTTGTTCCATTCCGTCACTGAGGATGGCCGGCCCTGGCTAGATCACGCACACATTGTACAATGCCTCAACAAGCTGGATGCTGGCTCCATAGAGCGC GTGCAACTGATGTCCCGCGACGAGCAATCGGTACTCATCGTCTCCTATGCTGAACTCAAGAATTGTCTGGAGAACGCCTTCTCCGAACTGATGTCAAGCGCGGCCAACTGA
- the LOC120447724 gene encoding PAN2-PAN3 deadenylation complex subunit PAN3 isoform X3: MSTFLNNFFPADTAAMDPIFFSPTNGIPSESKLATYMVTPQSPEFIPTRISSTPNFYAPYHNAPMQLSNGLNGVNGLTAAAAAAAAAVPSSASSASSASVTISKTANGGASMLALQKTASIATVTIAQQQPQHPQKQQQHPPSVGGGAVSAASAPIAISGAPPNPAAAPFVSSMSQTPLKGRGAMMRQESPTAAMISGAGPGEKSPPHGMTPHGASPIPSALPTSVHQENVGGTIYFYPTASAQNSQPVVNSMVVDGTHPALHGVSAVTPMSAGVPASMMYTGHVYPGPSSNVVTLQPKTLLESAFFMPDEMRTEVLARNEISNLIMDAAEAAQHALPLEVENYHALYPLEPPAQPMHAKLTFPATTYRATHNTTGYKYCLRRIHGFRLQSTKCMTLVEMWKKLQHTNVVQLREVFTTKAFGDNSLVLVYDYHPGSQTLLAKYFTPAPETNGYTDPFQGEARPFSHKSNMQRTSNGPLLPEATIWSIIMQLTAGLKAIHHAGLACKVLDPTKIIVTGKRVRFSSCCISDITQFDPNASNPLALVNMHQQDDLTALGRLVLALACRCLQSVQRDNVQSSIDMVTRNYSTDLRNFIVYLFTTNNRRSVTDLMPMIGARFYTQLDALQSKIDMQEDELAKEMENGRLYRILVKLNSINERPDFNLDCTWSETGDRYMLKLFRDYLFHSVTEDGRPWLDHAHIVQCLNKLDAGSIERVQLMSRDEQSVLIVSYAELKNCLENAFSELMSSAAN, encoded by the exons ATACGGCTGCTATGGATCCAATTTTCTTCTCGCCAACGAATGGTATACCGTCAGAGAGTAAACTCGCCACTTATATG GTCACGCCGCAGTCGCCCGAGTTCATTCCAACGCGCATTAGCTCGACACCCAACTTCTACGCACCATATCATAACGCGCCCATGCAATTGAGTAATGGGCTCAACGGCGTCAATGGGTTAacagccgccgccgcagcagcagcagcagcagttcccTCCTCCGCGTCATCGGCGTCCTCCGCCTCGGTGACCATCAGCAAAACGGCCAACGGCGGCGCCTCCATGCTCGCCCTGCAAAAGACCGCATCCATCGCCACTGTTACCATCgcacaacagcagccacagcatccacagaaacagcaacagcatccgCCGTCGGTGGGCGGAGGAGCTGTGTCCGCCGCCTCCGCCCCCATTGCCATTAGTGGCGCACCACCAAATCCCGCCGCAGCTCCGTTCGTCAGCAGCATGTCTCAAACGCCCCTCAAGGGCAGGGGCGCCATGATGCGCCAGGAATCACCCACGGCAGCCATGATATCGGGCGCAGGACCGGGTGAGAAGTCGCCACCGCACGGAATGACGCCACACGGAGCATCGCCAATACCATCAGCGCTGCCCACCAGTGTTCACCAG GAGAACGTTGGCGGCACCATATACTTTTATCCGACTGCCAGCGCACAGAACAGCCAGCCCGTCGTCAATTCCATGGTGGTGGACGGAACGCATCCGGCTCTGCATGGCGTGAGTGCTGTAACACCGATGAGTGCGGGCGTTCCGGCGTCCATGATGTACACGGGGCATGTGTATCCGGGACCGTCCTCCAACGTGGTCACCTTGCAGCCAAAGACGCTGCTGGAGTCGGCCTTCTTTATGCCCGACGAGATGCGCACCGAAGTCCTTGCCCGCAACGAGATCTCCAACCTGATTATGGACGCAGCGGAGGCTGCGCAGCACGCCCTGCCGCTGGAGGTGGAGAACTACCATGCGTTATATCCCCTGGAACCGCCGGCGCAGCCGATGCACGCCAAGCTCACGTTTCCCGCCACCACTTATAGGGCCACGCACAACACGACGGGCTACAAGTACTGCCTGCGAAGGATACATG GCTTCCGCCTGCAGTCAACCAAGTGCATGACGCTGGTGGAGATGTGGAAGAAGCTGCAGCACACGAATGTGGTACAACTGCGTGAGGTGTTCACGACGAAAGCATTTGGTGATAACT CTTTAGTATTAGTGTACGACTACCATCCCGGCTCACAAACATTACTGGCCAAATACTTCACTCCGGCGCCAGAGACCAACGGGTACACTGATCCATTCCAAGGCGAGGCCCGCCCCTTCAG TCATAAGAGTAACATGCAGCGAACGAGCAATGGACCGCTGCTACCGGAGGCCACCATCTGGTCGATCATCATGCAGCTGACCGCCGGCTTAAAAGCCATCCACCATGCCGGTCTTGCATGCAA AGTTCTAGATCCCACAAAGATCATAGTGACGGGCAAGCGTGTACGGTTTAGCTCATGCTGCATCTCGGATATAACGCAATTCGATCCGAATGCGTCCAATCCTTTGGCCCTGGTTAATATGCATCAGCAG GATGATCTGACCGCTCTGGGTCGCTTAGTATTAGCTTTGGCCTGCCGCTGCCTTCAATCCGTGCAACGCGACAACGTCCAGTCGAGCATCGATATGGTCACGCGAAACTACTCCACCGATCTGCGAAACTTCATTGT TTACCTCTTCACCACCAATAACCGTCGCTCGGTGACCGACCTAATGCCGATGATCGGTGCCCGTTTCTATACGCAACTGGATGCCCTGCAGAGCAAAATTGATATGCAGGAGGACGAGTTGGCTAAGGAGATGGAGAACGGGCGGCTATATCGCATATTGGTTAAACTTAACAGCATCAACGAGCGACCCGA CTTTAATCTGGACTGCACTTGGTCCGAGACTGGTGATAGATACATGTTGAAATTATTCCGTGATTATTTGTTCCATTCCGTCACTGAGGATGGCCGGCCCTGGCTAGATCACGCACACATTGTACAATGCCTCAACAAGCTGGATGCTGGCTCCATAGAGCGC GTGCAACTGATGTCCCGCGACGAGCAATCGGTACTCATCGTCTCCTATGCTGAACTCAAGAATTGTCTGGAGAACGCCTTCTCCGAACTGATGTCAAGCGCGGCCAACTGA
- the LOC120447724 gene encoding PAN2-PAN3 deadenylation complex subunit PAN3 isoform X1, producing the protein MSTFLNNFFPADTAAMDPIFFSPTNGIPSESKLATYMNRQNVATPSGYGLNNGFSLLNLDSPLNKKSQVTPQSPEFIPTRISSTPNFYAPYHNAPMQLSNGLNGVNGLTAAAAAAAAAVPSSASSASSASVTISKTANGGASMLALQKTASIATVTIAQQQPQHPQKQQQHPPSVGGGAVSAASAPIAISGAPPNPAAAPFVSSMSQTPLKGRGAMMRQESPTAAMISGAGPGEKSPPHGMTPHGASPIPSALPTSVHQENVGGTIYFYPTASAQNSQPVVNSMVVDGTHPALHGVSAVTPMSAGVPASMMYTGHVYPGPSSNVVTLQPKTLLESAFFMPDEMRTEVLARNEISNLIMDAAEAAQHALPLEVENYHALYPLEPPAQPMHAKLTFPATTYRATHNTTGYKYCLRRIHGFRLQSTKCMTLVEMWKKLQHTNVVQLREVFTTKAFGDNSLVLVYDYHPGSQTLLAKYFTPAPETNGYTDPFQGEARPFSHKSNMQRTSNGPLLPEATIWSIIMQLTAGLKAIHHAGLACKVLDPTKIIVTGKRVRFSSCCISDITQFDPNASNPLALVNMHQQDDLTALGRLVLALACRCLQSVQRDNVQSSIDMVTRNYSTDLRNFIVYLFTTNNRRSVTDLMPMIGARFYTQLDALQSKIDMQEDELAKEMENGRLYRILVKLNSINERPDFNLDCTWSETGDRYMLKLFRDYLFHSVTEDGRPWLDHAHIVQCLNKLDAGSIERVQLMSRDEQSVLIVSYAELKNCLENAFSELMSSAAN; encoded by the exons ATACGGCTGCTATGGATCCAATTTTCTTCTCGCCAACGAATGGTATACCGTCAGAGAGTAAACTCGCCACTTATATG AATCGACAGAATGTCGCCACACCGAGCGGTTATGGGCTGAATAACGGGTTCTCACTACTTAATTTGGATTCGCCCCTAAATAAAAAGTCCCAG GTCACGCCGCAGTCGCCCGAGTTCATTCCAACGCGCATTAGCTCGACACCCAACTTCTACGCACCATATCATAACGCGCCCATGCAATTGAGTAATGGGCTCAACGGCGTCAATGGGTTAacagccgccgccgcagcagcagcagcagcagttcccTCCTCCGCGTCATCGGCGTCCTCCGCCTCGGTGACCATCAGCAAAACGGCCAACGGCGGCGCCTCCATGCTCGCCCTGCAAAAGACCGCATCCATCGCCACTGTTACCATCgcacaacagcagccacagcatccacagaaacagcaacagcatccgCCGTCGGTGGGCGGAGGAGCTGTGTCCGCCGCCTCCGCCCCCATTGCCATTAGTGGCGCACCACCAAATCCCGCCGCAGCTCCGTTCGTCAGCAGCATGTCTCAAACGCCCCTCAAGGGCAGGGGCGCCATGATGCGCCAGGAATCACCCACGGCAGCCATGATATCGGGCGCAGGACCGGGTGAGAAGTCGCCACCGCACGGAATGACGCCACACGGAGCATCGCCAATACCATCAGCGCTGCCCACCAGTGTTCACCAG GAGAACGTTGGCGGCACCATATACTTTTATCCGACTGCCAGCGCACAGAACAGCCAGCCCGTCGTCAATTCCATGGTGGTGGACGGAACGCATCCGGCTCTGCATGGCGTGAGTGCTGTAACACCGATGAGTGCGGGCGTTCCGGCGTCCATGATGTACACGGGGCATGTGTATCCGGGACCGTCCTCCAACGTGGTCACCTTGCAGCCAAAGACGCTGCTGGAGTCGGCCTTCTTTATGCCCGACGAGATGCGCACCGAAGTCCTTGCCCGCAACGAGATCTCCAACCTGATTATGGACGCAGCGGAGGCTGCGCAGCACGCCCTGCCGCTGGAGGTGGAGAACTACCATGCGTTATATCCCCTGGAACCGCCGGCGCAGCCGATGCACGCCAAGCTCACGTTTCCCGCCACCACTTATAGGGCCACGCACAACACGACGGGCTACAAGTACTGCCTGCGAAGGATACATG GCTTCCGCCTGCAGTCAACCAAGTGCATGACGCTGGTGGAGATGTGGAAGAAGCTGCAGCACACGAATGTGGTACAACTGCGTGAGGTGTTCACGACGAAAGCATTTGGTGATAACT CTTTAGTATTAGTGTACGACTACCATCCCGGCTCACAAACATTACTGGCCAAATACTTCACTCCGGCGCCAGAGACCAACGGGTACACTGATCCATTCCAAGGCGAGGCCCGCCCCTTCAG TCATAAGAGTAACATGCAGCGAACGAGCAATGGACCGCTGCTACCGGAGGCCACCATCTGGTCGATCATCATGCAGCTGACCGCCGGCTTAAAAGCCATCCACCATGCCGGTCTTGCATGCAA AGTTCTAGATCCCACAAAGATCATAGTGACGGGCAAGCGTGTACGGTTTAGCTCATGCTGCATCTCGGATATAACGCAATTCGATCCGAATGCGTCCAATCCTTTGGCCCTGGTTAATATGCATCAGCAG GATGATCTGACCGCTCTGGGTCGCTTAGTATTAGCTTTGGCCTGCCGCTGCCTTCAATCCGTGCAACGCGACAACGTCCAGTCGAGCATCGATATGGTCACGCGAAACTACTCCACCGATCTGCGAAACTTCATTGT TTACCTCTTCACCACCAATAACCGTCGCTCGGTGACCGACCTAATGCCGATGATCGGTGCCCGTTTCTATACGCAACTGGATGCCCTGCAGAGCAAAATTGATATGCAGGAGGACGAGTTGGCTAAGGAGATGGAGAACGGGCGGCTATATCGCATATTGGTTAAACTTAACAGCATCAACGAGCGACCCGA CTTTAATCTGGACTGCACTTGGTCCGAGACTGGTGATAGATACATGTTGAAATTATTCCGTGATTATTTGTTCCATTCCGTCACTGAGGATGGCCGGCCCTGGCTAGATCACGCACACATTGTACAATGCCTCAACAAGCTGGATGCTGGCTCCATAGAGCGC GTGCAACTGATGTCCCGCGACGAGCAATCGGTACTCATCGTCTCCTATGCTGAACTCAAGAATTGTCTGGAGAACGCCTTCTCCGAACTGATGTCAAGCGCGGCCAACTGA